A region from the Desulfoglaeba alkanexedens ALDC genome encodes:
- a CDS encoding ABC transporter permease, which yields MKAAGEYHRPPHRGGTGFSKSVRLVGIFFKNSLLVEMEYRANFAASVLMSVFWTAFALLGLQIFFHHRDFVGGWSYHEALLVVGFYTLFNGLIEAVLQPNLVRVVEQVRLGTFDFVLVKPVNSQFMATFRNLAVWRLADVLVGIAVCLYGLVGLRLVPRAPDVALFALFLLNGSVILYSIWLAMMTTCFWFVRIDNITELFLAVYETGRFPVTVYPEWMRGLLTFVVPVAFITTFPAAAVLGRAGWLLAFVSTVIAAVFFGLSAWLWRYAVRHYSSASS from the coding sequence GTGAAAGCCGCAGGTGAATATCACCGACCGCCTCACCGGGGAGGGACCGGCTTTTCCAAGTCGGTGCGCCTGGTGGGAATCTTTTTCAAGAATTCCCTCCTCGTGGAAATGGAATACCGGGCGAATTTCGCCGCCAGCGTGTTGATGAGCGTCTTCTGGACCGCGTTCGCGCTTTTGGGACTCCAGATCTTTTTCCATCACCGGGATTTCGTGGGAGGCTGGAGCTACCACGAAGCCTTGCTGGTGGTTGGATTCTATACACTCTTCAATGGGCTCATCGAGGCCGTGCTTCAGCCCAACCTCGTGCGCGTGGTGGAACAGGTGCGGCTGGGCACCTTCGATTTCGTTCTGGTCAAGCCCGTCAACAGCCAGTTCATGGCGACCTTTCGAAACCTGGCCGTGTGGCGCCTCGCCGATGTTCTGGTGGGAATCGCCGTGTGCCTGTACGGGCTCGTCGGGCTCAGGCTCGTCCCCCGAGCGCCAGATGTCGCCCTGTTCGCCCTCTTTCTCCTGAACGGCTCCGTCATCCTCTACAGCATCTGGCTGGCGATGATGACCACCTGCTTCTGGTTCGTCCGGATCGACAACATCACCGAGCTGTTTCTGGCCGTGTACGAAACGGGACGCTTTCCCGTGACCGTTTATCCCGAGTGGATGCGTGGGCTTCTCACCTTCGTAGTGCCCGTGGCCTTCATCACCACCTTCCCCGCCGCGGCCGTGCTCGGCCGTGCCGGATGGCTGCTCGCCTTCGTGTCCACCGTCATCGCCGCCGTGTTTTTCGGACTCAGTGCCTGGCTCTGGCGTTACGCGGTCCGCCATTACAGCAGTGCGAGCAGCTGA
- a CDS encoding glycosyltransferase — MKRNSDMTRANILIGLSIAILTVGLWAYANRPEEEPVWPKRIQGFSFSPLRADDSPLTRDYPSLEEVDADLALLAGKTNAVRTYTLEADVYTKIPELARKHGINVALGCWIDKDLEKNEREIKTLLKVAGSNLNNVVRIIVGNEVLLREEIPVERLIGYLDRVRKAVGVPVSTAEPWHVWLKYPELADHVDYLAVHMLPYWEGVPVERAVDYIDERLAELKAKFPRKPIVIAEVGWPSNGRIRHQAVASEANEAVFLRRFLARAERENYIYYVMEAFDQPWKRDTEGAVGAYWGVYDVYRKPKFPFTEPIVAIPNWRVLAAISVLIAGITLSVLLLDSGTLENRGRSFLAIIAYAAATVAVLIVYQVTDQYLTMTTIVVGSLMMAGMIGVIVVLLTEAHEWAEALWVRDRRRPFHPLTLEERALPMVSIHVPTYNEPPDMVIETLNALARLNYPTYEVLVIDNNTKDPEVWRPVEAHCSRLGDRFRFFHVDPLAGFKAGALNFALARTDPAAEVIAVIDSDYTVDADWLRDLVPQFSNARVAVVQAPQDYRDDRANAFKAMCYAEYQGFFLIGMVTRNDRNAIIEHGTMTMIRRSVLEAIGGWGEWCITEDAELGLRVFEHGHEAVYIPWSYGKGLMPDTFIDYKKQRFRWAYGAVQILRRHAGVLLGLRPSRLTWGQRYHFIGGWLPWMADGACLLFNIGALCWSLAMVVAPKRVDPPMMEFSILPLALFAFKLGKLIYLYRTRVHATIAQTFAAALAGLGLSHTIAKAVWLGVFTKDKPFFRTPKMADTHAVLRAIHAAREETLMLVALLLAAGAIADQQAFITPDLHMWTAVLVIQSIPYLAALVVSLISGFPGLPAGLFGRPKRGAERARPVPAVVPAEGEKSPAVPVPSYLPPFPAVNRSMAYTETVKRR; from the coding sequence ATGAAACGAAATAGCGATATGACGCGAGCCAACATTCTCATCGGTCTGTCCATAGCGATCCTCACCGTGGGCCTTTGGGCCTACGCGAACCGACCGGAAGAAGAACCCGTGTGGCCGAAGCGGATCCAGGGGTTCTCCTTTTCGCCCCTGAGAGCCGACGACAGCCCCTTGACCCGGGACTACCCGAGCCTGGAAGAGGTGGATGCGGATCTGGCTCTTCTGGCGGGAAAGACCAACGCGGTGAGGACGTACACGCTGGAGGCCGACGTGTACACGAAAATTCCGGAACTGGCGCGAAAGCACGGGATCAACGTGGCTCTCGGGTGCTGGATCGATAAGGACTTGGAAAAAAATGAACGGGAAATCAAAACGCTCCTGAAGGTGGCCGGTTCCAACCTAAACAACGTCGTCCGAATTATCGTGGGAAACGAAGTGCTCCTGCGCGAAGAGATCCCGGTCGAGCGGTTGATCGGCTACTTGGACCGGGTTCGGAAAGCGGTGGGCGTCCCGGTGAGCACCGCCGAACCCTGGCATGTCTGGCTGAAATATCCGGAACTGGCCGATCACGTGGATTACCTGGCGGTCCACATGCTTCCGTACTGGGAAGGCGTACCTGTGGAAAGGGCGGTGGATTATATCGATGAGCGCTTGGCCGAGCTGAAAGCCAAGTTTCCGCGCAAACCCATCGTGATCGCGGAAGTCGGCTGGCCCAGCAACGGGCGTATCCGCCACCAGGCGGTGGCTTCGGAAGCCAACGAAGCGGTCTTTCTCCGCAGGTTTCTGGCCCGGGCTGAAAGGGAAAACTACATCTACTACGTGATGGAGGCCTTCGATCAGCCTTGGAAACGGGACACGGAAGGGGCCGTGGGGGCGTACTGGGGTGTGTACGACGTCTATCGGAAGCCCAAGTTTCCGTTCACCGAGCCGATTGTCGCCATTCCGAACTGGCGGGTCCTGGCGGCGATATCCGTGCTCATCGCAGGAATCACCCTTTCGGTGCTTCTACTGGACAGCGGAACGTTGGAAAATCGTGGAAGGAGCTTCCTGGCGATCATCGCGTATGCGGCGGCCACCGTCGCCGTGCTCATCGTCTACCAGGTTACCGACCAGTACCTGACGATGACTACCATCGTGGTCGGGAGCCTCATGATGGCTGGCATGATCGGAGTCATCGTGGTGCTTCTGACCGAAGCCCACGAATGGGCTGAAGCGCTTTGGGTTCGCGATCGGCGCCGGCCTTTTCACCCGCTCACCTTGGAAGAAAGAGCCCTCCCCATGGTTTCGATCCATGTCCCTACTTACAATGAGCCGCCGGATATGGTGATCGAAACGCTGAACGCTCTCGCTCGATTGAATTATCCTACGTACGAAGTCTTGGTCATCGACAACAACACCAAGGATCCCGAGGTGTGGCGGCCGGTGGAAGCCCATTGTTCGCGTCTCGGCGACCGGTTCCGCTTCTTCCACGTCGATCCGCTGGCGGGATTCAAGGCGGGCGCCTTAAACTTCGCTTTGGCCCGGACCGATCCGGCAGCGGAAGTAATCGCTGTCATCGACAGCGACTACACGGTGGATGCGGATTGGCTGCGGGATCTGGTGCCCCAGTTTTCCAATGCCAGGGTCGCGGTTGTCCAGGCGCCCCAGGATTACCGGGACGACCGGGCGAACGCCTTCAAGGCCATGTGTTACGCGGAATACCAGGGTTTCTTCTTGATCGGGATGGTCACTCGGAACGACCGGAACGCCATCATCGAGCACGGCACCATGACCATGATCCGGCGATCGGTTCTGGAAGCGATCGGCGGCTGGGGCGAATGGTGTATCACCGAAGATGCGGAACTGGGCCTTCGCGTGTTCGAGCACGGCCACGAGGCTGTCTACATCCCGTGGAGTTACGGCAAGGGCCTCATGCCGGATACTTTCATCGATTACAAAAAGCAGCGGTTTCGATGGGCCTACGGGGCGGTCCAGATCCTTCGCAGGCACGCGGGAGTGCTCCTGGGGCTTCGTCCGAGCCGCCTCACCTGGGGGCAGCGCTACCATTTCATCGGCGGCTGGCTTCCCTGGATGGCCGACGGCGCCTGTTTGCTGTTCAATATCGGCGCGCTCTGCTGGTCGCTGGCCATGGTCGTCGCTCCGAAGCGGGTGGATCCGCCCATGATGGAGTTTTCCATCCTTCCGCTAGCCCTTTTCGCCTTCAAGCTGGGGAAGCTCATCTATCTCTACCGGACCCGGGTCCATGCGACGATCGCCCAGACCTTCGCGGCCGCCCTGGCGGGCCTCGGACTTTCCCATACCATCGCCAAGGCGGTTTGGCTGGGGGTTTTCACCAAGGACAAGCCGTTTTTCCGCACTCCCAAGATGGCGGACACCCATGCGGTCCTTCGGGCCATTCATGCGGCCCGTGAAGAGACCCTCATGCTCGTCGCGCTGCTCCTGGCGGCGGGAGCCATCGCCGACCAGCAGGCGTTCATCACGCCGGACCTTCACATGTGGACGGCGGTTCTCGTCATCCAGTCCATTCCCTATTTGGCGGCGCTCGTGGTTTCGCTGATCAGCGGGTTTCCCGGCCTGCCGGCCGGCCTTTTCGGCAGGCCGAAACGCGGTGCTGAAAGGGCTCGGCCGGTACCGGCCGTCGTCCCTGCAGAAGGGGAAAAGTCCCCGGCTGTTCCCGTTCCCTCGTACCTGCCACCGTTTCCGGCGGTTAACCGTTCGATGGCATACACTGAAACGGTGAAACGGCGGTGA
- a CDS encoding glycosyltransferase family 2 protein yields MNHRKPFSPYRLAVLVPCYNEARSIAAVIRDFKESLPGAEVYVYDNNSSDGTALVAREAGAVVRSVIQQGKGNVVRRMFADIDADVYVLVDGDDTYDASSAPVLVSKLLDEQLDMVVGTRFGRFETTAFRAGHKLGNRLLTRCVALLFGRTFTDMLSGYRVFSRRFVKSFPALAQGFETETELTVHALELRMPIAEIETPYRSRPEGSTSKLRTYRDGWRILMMILTLFREERPLAFFMLVFGALASTSLALAVPIVVTYLKTGLVPRFPTAILSTGMMLLAFLSLTAGFILDTVTRGRLEMKRLFYLSVPAVGNGKDSA; encoded by the coding sequence ATGAACCATCGCAAACCATTCAGTCCCTACCGCCTGGCCGTCCTCGTTCCCTGCTACAACGAAGCCCGGTCGATCGCTGCGGTAATCCGGGATTTCAAGGAGTCTCTTCCCGGGGCCGAGGTGTACGTGTATGACAACAACTCGTCGGACGGGACCGCTTTGGTGGCACGCGAAGCCGGTGCCGTGGTCCGAAGCGTCATTCAGCAGGGTAAGGGGAACGTGGTGCGGCGCATGTTTGCCGATATCGATGCCGACGTTTATGTGTTGGTGGACGGCGACGATACCTACGACGCCTCGAGTGCTCCCGTCCTGGTGAGCAAACTGTTGGACGAACAGCTCGACATGGTGGTCGGAACACGCTTCGGGCGCTTCGAAACCACTGCATTCCGGGCGGGCCACAAGCTGGGAAACCGCCTGCTCACCCGGTGCGTGGCGCTGCTTTTCGGGCGCACCTTCACGGACATGCTTTCGGGATACCGTGTCTTTTCGAGGCGGTTCGTCAAGTCCTTCCCGGCGCTCGCCCAGGGTTTCGAGACCGAAACGGAACTCACGGTGCACGCGCTGGAACTCAGGATGCCGATTGCGGAGATCGAAACCCCCTATCGATCACGTCCCGAGGGCTCGACGAGCAAGCTCCGCACCTACCGAGACGGCTGGCGCATTCTGATGATGATTCTCACACTCTTTCGCGAAGAACGGCCGCTCGCCTTTTTCATGCTCGTTTTCGGAGCGCTGGCTTCCACATCGTTGGCGCTCGCCGTACCCATTGTGGTCACCTACCTCAAAACGGGGCTGGTGCCGAGATTTCCCACGGCGATTCTTTCCACGGGCATGATGCTGCTGGCGTTTCTCAGCCTTACTGCGGGATTCATCCTGGATACAGTGACGAGGGGCCGGCTGGAAATGAAGCGGCTGTTTTACCTGTCGGTCCCGGCGGTGGGTAACGGAAAAGACTCGGCATGA
- a CDS encoding DUF499 domain-containing protein yields MDPWYKVATPRKEVREGRSFNPDEFAIALEQVVAKTAPEDYRDPKQFFARTCFTRALREHAGMVLRRLSGKTDNTAPVLTLITQFGGGKTHTLTTLYHLATSGEQAAGYPGISDLLRNAGISSVPKVRVGVFVGNAWDPQDGRETPWIDIARQLAGDKGVEALGTAAKTTPPGTESIGRVFQAANAPVLLLFDEVLNFLNRHRGMAESFHAFIQNLTVATTGTTHAVAVISLPRSQVEMTGWDMQWQDKITKVVRRVAKDLIANDESEISEVVRRRLFEDLGSERTRKNVAKAFADWCFERRAQLPPEWTAVDTAATEAKAREFLLRRFEACYPFHPATLSVFQRKWQALSQYQQTRGTLAMLAQWIVWAYRDGFTSARREPLITLGSAPLHDMGFRSTILGQLGESRLVAAIDADIAGEQAHAKALDADTKGPLRDIHRRVGTAILFESSGGQTDKVAHLPELRFALGEPEVDTTSVDNAAFALEDKSYFIRKVGSDGFKIGHQPTLRKVVNDRRASLDEESEIKPAIRKLVEDEFRRGASIPVLPFPNDGAEVPDTPRLTLVITAPEAEWTGGGSLRSQIAEWTRQRGKSPRLYPGSLVWCIKKPGRDLREKVELWLAWERVDREVTDGTLGGDFDRTDRTDLHSKVKAAKEAAKDEVWGGYRFAVIADHQEADGLKTIDLGAGHSSSGETLCGRVIAALKSEALLNESVGAGYIDRNWPPALKESGAWPLTSLRQSFLNGSLTRLLDPDTTLRGKIVEFVGKGDFGLASGQKADGTYERVWFQEPVSADEVAFESGVFLLTKAKAQALKAGVHAPPPGPKSQAGQPLPSPGYGPQTSPGPGPGYETEPSPSPLSGTEQKTIRLVGTVPPELWNRLGTKLLPKLRSGSDLKVGVDFSVTVNRDVATSLTSDLRQILDDLGIKGQVQIRDA; encoded by the coding sequence ATGGACCCCTGGTACAAAGTTGCCACGCCACGAAAAGAGGTCCGGGAAGGACGGTCCTTCAACCCGGACGAATTCGCCATCGCCCTCGAACAGGTCGTGGCGAAGACGGCTCCCGAGGACTACCGTGACCCGAAGCAGTTCTTTGCGCGCACCTGCTTCACGAGGGCACTGCGGGAGCACGCCGGCATGGTGCTTCGAAGGCTCTCGGGGAAGACCGACAACACCGCTCCGGTCCTGACCCTGATCACCCAGTTCGGCGGCGGTAAGACGCACACGCTGACCACCCTCTACCACCTCGCCACGAGCGGCGAACAGGCGGCCGGCTACCCGGGGATCTCCGACCTCTTGCGCAACGCCGGCATCTCGTCGGTTCCGAAGGTGCGGGTGGGCGTGTTTGTAGGGAACGCGTGGGATCCTCAGGACGGCCGGGAGACCCCGTGGATTGACATCGCCCGCCAGCTCGCAGGCGACAAGGGCGTCGAAGCGCTGGGGACCGCCGCGAAGACGACCCCACCGGGGACAGAGTCTATCGGGCGCGTCTTTCAGGCGGCGAACGCGCCCGTGCTCCTTCTTTTCGATGAAGTCCTCAACTTCCTCAACCGGCATCGCGGCATGGCCGAGTCGTTCCATGCCTTCATCCAGAACCTCACGGTCGCCACCACGGGAACGACGCACGCCGTGGCGGTGATCAGCCTTCCGCGCAGCCAGGTCGAGATGACCGGCTGGGACATGCAGTGGCAGGACAAGATCACCAAGGTCGTCCGGCGCGTCGCCAAGGACCTCATCGCCAACGACGAGTCGGAGATCAGCGAAGTTGTCCGGCGGAGGCTCTTCGAGGACCTGGGGAGTGAGCGCACCAGAAAGAACGTGGCCAAAGCCTTTGCGGACTGGTGCTTCGAACGGAGGGCGCAACTGCCGCCGGAATGGACGGCCGTGGACACGGCGGCGACGGAGGCGAAGGCGAGAGAGTTCCTCTTGCGGCGATTCGAGGCCTGCTACCCCTTCCATCCGGCCACCCTCTCCGTATTCCAACGCAAGTGGCAGGCGCTGTCGCAGTACCAGCAGACGCGCGGCACACTGGCGATGCTGGCCCAATGGATTGTTTGGGCCTATCGGGACGGATTTACCTCCGCCCGGCGCGAGCCGCTAATCACCCTTGGGTCTGCCCCCCTTCACGATATGGGGTTCCGCAGCACGATCCTCGGCCAACTGGGGGAGTCCCGACTCGTTGCGGCCATCGACGCGGACATCGCTGGCGAACAAGCCCACGCGAAGGCGCTGGACGCCGACACGAAAGGGCCGCTTCGCGACATCCATCGTCGTGTAGGAACGGCGATCCTCTTTGAGTCCTCCGGCGGACAGACAGACAAGGTTGCGCACCTCCCGGAGCTTCGCTTCGCCCTCGGCGAGCCGGAGGTGGACACGACCTCGGTGGATAACGCCGCGTTTGCCCTGGAGGACAAGTCCTACTTCATTCGCAAGGTGGGCTCCGATGGGTTCAAGATCGGCCACCAGCCTACGCTGAGGAAGGTAGTCAACGACCGGCGGGCGTCACTGGACGAAGAGTCCGAGATCAAGCCCGCCATTCGCAAGCTCGTCGAGGATGAATTCCGCCGAGGAGCCAGTATTCCCGTTTTGCCGTTTCCCAACGACGGCGCGGAAGTCCCGGACACGCCAAGGTTGACGCTCGTGATCACCGCGCCGGAGGCCGAGTGGACCGGCGGCGGCTCGTTGCGGAGCCAGATCGCGGAATGGACCAGGCAGCGCGGCAAGTCCCCGCGCCTCTACCCGGGATCGCTCGTGTGGTGCATCAAGAAGCCGGGCCGGGACCTGCGCGAGAAGGTGGAGCTGTGGCTCGCCTGGGAGCGAGTCGACCGTGAAGTGACGGACGGAACGCTGGGAGGCGATTTCGACCGGACGGATCGCACCGATCTGCATTCGAAGGTCAAGGCCGCAAAGGAGGCCGCCAAGGACGAGGTCTGGGGCGGCTATCGGTTCGCGGTGATCGCCGACCACCAGGAGGCCGACGGCCTCAAGACCATCGACCTCGGAGCCGGTCACTCCTCAAGCGGCGAGACCTTGTGCGGCAGGGTCATCGCTGCACTCAAATCAGAGGCGCTGCTCAACGAGTCCGTCGGCGCCGGCTACATTGACCGGAACTGGCCGCCGGCGCTGAAGGAATCGGGGGCGTGGCCGCTCACAAGCCTGCGGCAAAGTTTCCTGAACGGCTCGTTGACGCGGCTGCTCGATCCCGACACCACCCTGCGGGGGAAGATCGTCGAGTTCGTCGGAAAGGGCGATTTCGGACTCGCCTCGGGCCAGAAGGCAGATGGAACCTACGAACGGGTCTGGTTCCAGGAACCGGTCAGCGCGGATGAGGTGGCCTTCGAATCCGGCGTCTTCCTGCTGACGAAGGCCAAGGCGCAGGCTCTCAAGGCCGGTGTCCATGCGCCTCCCCCCGGACCAAAATCGCAAGCGGGCCAACCGTTGCCAAGTCCGGGGTACGGTCCCCAAACCAGCCCTGGCCCAGGACCAGGCTACGAAACCGAGCCCAGCCCGAGTCCCCTGTCGGGCACGGAGCAGAAGACCATCCGGCTGGTCGGTACCGTGCCGCCCGAACTGTGGAATCGGCTGGGGACGAAACTCCTGCCGAAGCTCCGCTCGGGCTCCGACCTCAAGGTCGGTGTCGATTTCTCCGTGACAGTCAACCGCGATGTGGCGACAAGCCTGACGTCGGACCTACGTCAGATCCTTGATGACCTGGGTATCAAGGGCCAAGTACAGATCCGCGACGCCTGA
- a CDS encoding GtrA family protein: protein MTFSAQFLRFCMVGTIGFVVDAGTLHVMVEVFSGGPYDSRVLSFLVAATATWALNRRFTFRSSVAHRARARQWGLYVTVNAMGGAVNYGVYALCVHGSQLVSSYLFLGVAAGSLAGLLVNFLASKFLVFRTAAVS, encoded by the coding sequence ATGACGTTTTCCGCACAGTTTCTTCGCTTCTGCATGGTGGGGACCATCGGCTTCGTGGTGGACGCCGGGACGCTTCACGTCATGGTCGAGGTTTTTTCCGGCGGCCCTTACGATTCTAGGGTCTTATCCTTCCTTGTTGCGGCGACCGCCACCTGGGCTTTAAACCGCCGGTTCACATTCAGATCTTCCGTGGCGCATCGTGCAAGAGCCCGGCAATGGGGTCTTTACGTGACGGTCAACGCAATGGGTGGCGCCGTCAATTACGGGGTGTATGCCCTCTGTGTGCATGGTTCGCAACTGGTGTCGTCATATCTCTTCCTCGGTGTCGCCGCCGGATCCCTCGCCGGACTGCTGGTGAACTTTCTTGCTTCCAAGTTCCTGGTGTTCCGGACGGCGGCGGTGAGTTGA
- a CDS encoding flavin reductase family protein, which yields MKKSFGPETIVFPTPVWCVGSYDKDGNPNIMTIAWGGICCSKPPCVTVSVRKAAYTYGNIMERRAYTLNVPSARYVKEADYFGIASGKSADKFKVAGLTPVKGELVDAPYVKEFPMILECNVVHTYELGLHTQFVGEIMDVKVDESCLDDEGKPDILKIQPIVYTPQAQKYYAIGEFLGKGFSIGKELT from the coding sequence ATGAAGAAATCCTTCGGTCCCGAAACCATTGTCTTCCCTACCCCCGTCTGGTGCGTGGGTTCCTACGACAAGGACGGCAATCCCAACATCATGACCATCGCCTGGGGCGGCATCTGTTGTTCCAAGCCTCCCTGCGTGACCGTTTCCGTCAGGAAGGCCGCCTACACCTACGGGAACATCATGGAACGCCGGGCGTACACCCTGAACGTGCCTTCGGCGCGCTATGTGAAGGAAGCCGATTACTTCGGGATCGCTTCGGGAAAGTCCGCTGATAAGTTCAAGGTGGCGGGGTTGACTCCCGTGAAAGGCGAATTAGTGGATGCTCCGTACGTCAAGGAATTTCCCATGATACTTGAATGCAATGTGGTTCACACCTACGAATTGGGGCTCCACACCCAGTTTGTCGGGGAAATCATGGACGTGAAGGTGGACGAATCGTGCTTGGACGACGAGGGCAAACCCGATATCTTGAAAATCCAGCCCATCGTTTATACGCCTCAGGCCCAGAAGTACTATGCGATCGGTGAATTTCTCGGCAAAGGATTTTCCATCGGAAAGGAGCTGACCTGA
- a CDS encoding ABC transporter permease — protein sequence MVRKYLALFRANWELILEYRAGMVIWILANILPLVMMTVWLSLARSGPVGSYGAGDFVSYYLAILLVRQLTTVWVAWDLDREIRLGELSPKLLRPINPIHDHIALNLADKVFRILTVVPLIAAAALLVPGTRYATEPVHLAGFGISLAGAWAVRFLSQYCIGLLSFWITQSLALNEMWYAGLLMLGGVIAPLDLFPPGVKEWVPLLPFRYMLSLPVEILLGRLGSDALCRSLIIQAAWVIAWWGLYKVLWKKGVRRYGAVGA from the coding sequence ATGGTCCGGAAATACCTCGCCCTGTTCAGGGCCAACTGGGAATTGATCCTCGAATACCGGGCCGGAATGGTCATCTGGATCCTGGCGAATATCCTCCCCTTGGTGATGATGACCGTCTGGTTGTCGCTGGCACGGTCGGGTCCCGTCGGTTCCTACGGGGCGGGCGATTTCGTGAGTTACTACCTGGCCATCCTGCTGGTTCGGCAGCTGACGACCGTCTGGGTCGCCTGGGACCTGGACCGCGAGATTCGCCTCGGGGAGCTTTCCCCCAAACTCCTGCGGCCCATCAATCCCATCCACGACCACATCGCCTTGAACTTGGCGGACAAGGTTTTCAGGATCCTCACCGTGGTGCCGTTGATCGCGGCCGCCGCTTTGCTGGTCCCGGGAACTCGTTACGCAACGGAACCGGTTCACCTCGCTGGGTTCGGAATCTCCTTGGCCGGGGCTTGGGCGGTCCGCTTTCTATCGCAATACTGCATCGGGCTGTTGAGCTTTTGGATCACCCAATCGCTCGCCTTGAATGAAATGTGGTATGCGGGACTTCTCATGCTGGGGGGCGTTATTGCGCCCTTGGATCTGTTTCCGCCGGGCGTGAAAGAATGGGTGCCGTTGCTTCCCTTTCGTTACATGCTGTCGCTCCCGGTGGAAATCCTGCTGGGGCGCCTGGGTTCCGACGCGTTGTGCCGCTCGCTCATCATCCAGGCGGCCTGGGTGATCGCTTGGTGGGGCCTTTACAAGGTCCTGTGGAAAAAGGGCGTCCGGCGCTACGGTGCGGTGGGAGCGTGA
- a CDS encoding ABC transporter ATP-binding protein — MAVPQIEVENLQKFYRVHHKEEGLLGSVRSLVNRRYRDVKAVDGITFSIESGEVVGFLGPNGAGKTTTLKVLSGLLYPTGGRVSILNGRPHERTPWFLKQITLVMGQKNQLLWDLPAIETFRVNQAVYDIEEGDFQAVLSELVELLELEPLLRKQVRKLSLGERMKCELAAALLHRPRVLFLDEPTIGLDVTMQVRIREFIAEYNARFGATVILTSHYMADVTALCRRVIMIDLGRLVYDGDLRLLVERMAPYKVLKIVLRTPCRRDELEVFGEVRHCNGVKAVLRVPRKEAAEAAARLLTTLDLDDVTIEEPPVEEIVSQLFGRRPPATEPGLE, encoded by the coding sequence ATGGCCGTGCCTCAGATTGAAGTGGAGAATCTGCAGAAGTTCTACCGGGTCCACCATAAGGAAGAGGGGCTTCTGGGGTCTGTGCGAAGCCTGGTGAACCGCCGCTACCGGGATGTAAAGGCCGTCGACGGGATCACCTTTTCCATCGAATCGGGAGAAGTGGTGGGCTTCCTGGGTCCCAACGGGGCGGGAAAGACCACCACGCTCAAGGTCCTATCCGGCCTCCTGTATCCGACCGGCGGGCGGGTCTCGATCTTAAACGGCAGGCCTCATGAGAGGACACCTTGGTTTCTCAAGCAAATAACTCTGGTCATGGGCCAGAAGAATCAGCTGCTTTGGGATCTGCCGGCCATCGAAACGTTCCGGGTGAACCAGGCCGTTTACGACATCGAAGAAGGAGACTTCCAGGCTGTGCTTTCGGAGTTGGTGGAACTTTTGGAGCTGGAGCCCCTGCTCAGAAAACAGGTCCGAAAGCTGTCCCTGGGGGAGCGGATGAAATGCGAACTGGCGGCGGCGCTCCTCCACCGCCCGCGGGTTCTGTTTCTGGACGAGCCCACCATCGGCCTGGACGTCACCATGCAGGTGAGGATCCGCGAATTCATCGCCGAATACAATGCGCGGTTCGGAGCCACGGTGATACTCACGAGCCACTACATGGCCGATGTGACGGCACTTTGCCGGCGCGTGATTATGATCGACCTGGGCCGACTGGTCTACGACGGCGACCTGCGGCTGTTGGTGGAACGGATGGCGCCTTACAAAGTACTGAAAATCGTCCTTCGAACCCCTTGTCGCCGGGATGAGTTGGAAGTCTTTGGAGAGGTTCGGCACTGCAACGGCGTGAAGGCCGTCTTGAGGGTGCCGCGCAAGGAAGCAGCGGAAGCTGCGGCCAGGCTGCTCACCACCCTCGACCTGGATGACGTGACCATCGAAGAGCCGCCGGTCGAAGAAATCGTCTCCCAGCTGTTCGGACGCCGGCCGCCCGCGACGGAACCGGGCCTGGAATAG
- a CDS encoding DUF2283 domain-containing protein: MKVSYDQRTDTLSVVLKEGVQVSESDEDKPGVILDYDEQGDLISLEILDASKRVTDARKIEYQAMP; encoded by the coding sequence ATGAAAGTTTCCTACGATCAGAGGACCGACACCCTGAGCGTGGTGCTCAAAGAGGGTGTGCAGGTGTCCGAGAGCGATGAGGACAAACCGGGCGTGATCCTGGACTACGATGAGCAGGGAGATCTGATCTCGCTCGAAATTCTCGATGCGTCGAAGCGCGTCACCGACGCCCGCAAGATCGAGTACCAAGCCATGCCGTGA
- a CDS encoding DUF4258 domain-containing protein: MIAEPLRDYVFTPHARFEIERRGLGEELVRGVLEAPGQRWDLQPGRHVLQSKISMGEPPRVYVLRVIVDVDKQPNEVVTAYRSSKIDKYWRNEP, encoded by the coding sequence ATGATTGCAGAACCGCTCAGGGATTACGTGTTCACGCCCCATGCGCGCTTCGAAATAGAGCGACGTGGGTTGGGCGAGGAGCTTGTCCGCGGCGTGCTGGAAGCACCGGGGCAGCGGTGGGACTTGCAGCCCGGAAGACATGTGTTGCAGTCAAAAATCTCGATGGGTGAACCGCCCCGGGTCTACGTACTCCGGGTGATCGTTGATGTGGACAAGCAGCCGAATGAGGTGGTTACAGCGTACCGAAGCAGTAAAATAGACAAATACTGGAGGAACGAGCCATGA